One genomic segment of Protaetiibacter intestinalis includes these proteins:
- a CDS encoding peptidylprolyl isomerase produces MASNRQQREQREARERLRAYRARQDVHDVQSRRRRRDNILGIAAGVLVAALAVTTQVVYFTAGPGMPEPSPSASPSAEADLNIGAPDSSLAEGRTWTGQLVLNDTVTLDIALDGALAPQAVSGWIADYQDGYFPGKTCHRMANSETFSFIQCGSLDGTGAGDPDFSYGPIENAPADNIYLAGTIAMARAGGDAYSQGHQFFIITADTTLPADTAGGYTVVGQVTGGLDQLIQQITSAGIDPDTVGTDGTGSPAIPTTITSLTLQ; encoded by the coding sequence GTGGCATCGAACCGTCAGCAGCGCGAGCAGCGTGAAGCCCGAGAGCGTCTGCGCGCGTACCGGGCCCGGCAGGACGTGCACGACGTCCAGTCCCGCCGTCGGCGCCGCGACAACATCCTCGGCATCGCCGCCGGTGTGCTCGTCGCCGCCCTGGCGGTCACGACCCAGGTCGTCTACTTCACCGCGGGCCCCGGCATGCCGGAGCCCTCGCCGAGCGCCTCGCCGTCGGCCGAGGCCGACCTCAACATCGGCGCCCCCGACTCCTCGCTCGCCGAGGGGCGCACCTGGACGGGCCAGCTCGTCCTGAACGACACGGTCACCCTCGACATCGCCCTCGACGGCGCCCTCGCCCCGCAGGCGGTCTCGGGCTGGATCGCCGACTACCAGGACGGCTACTTCCCCGGCAAGACCTGCCACCGCATGGCGAACTCGGAGACCTTCTCCTTCATCCAGTGCGGCTCGCTCGACGGCACGGGCGCCGGCGACCCCGACTTCTCCTACGGCCCGATCGAGAACGCACCCGCCGACAACATCTACCTCGCGGGCACGATCGCGATGGCCCGCGCGGGCGGCGACGCCTACAGCCAGGGGCACCAGTTCTTCATCATCACGGCCGACACGACCCTCCCGGCCGACACCGCGGGCGGCTACACGGTCGTCGGACAGGTGACCGGCGGCCTCGACCAGCTCATCCAGCAGATCACCTCGGCGGGCATCGACCCCGACACGGTCGGCACCGACGGCACCGGCTCCCCCGCCATCCCGACCACCATCACGAGCCTGACCCTGCAATAG
- a CDS encoding DUF349 domain-containing protein, which produces MSDEQSAPWGRVDDDGTVYVREADGERAVGQYPDATPEEALAYYERKFVELEGQVSLLEQRLRGGANAQDVAKAVSALAPTIPTANAVGDLQGLAERLGRLAETLGAATEKQSAEAQQAVADAVADREALVAEAEALAAQDLSKAQWKQVTSQLDALFARWQTAQHSAPRIPKKDADELWKRFRAARGTIETARKGFFAQLDTVHRDARGRKQTLVERAEALAPKGAAGIPDYRRLLDDWKTAGRAGKKVDDALWARFKAAGDVLYGAKSEADALENIEFSANLEKKLALLDEAEPLLKATDRTAARTTLTGIQRRWDEIGKVPRDEVRVVEDRLRKIEAAVRKLEDDHWNRTDPEKQARSEGFAAQLHAAIAKAEDELAAAKTSGDKARVKKAEEALAAQRAWLDALG; this is translated from the coding sequence GTGAGCGACGAGCAGTCGGCCCCCTGGGGCCGCGTCGACGACGACGGCACCGTGTACGTCCGCGAGGCGGACGGTGAACGCGCGGTGGGCCAGTACCCCGACGCGACGCCCGAGGAGGCGCTCGCCTACTACGAACGCAAGTTCGTCGAGCTCGAGGGCCAGGTGAGCCTGCTCGAGCAGCGACTGCGCGGCGGCGCCAACGCCCAGGATGTCGCGAAGGCCGTCTCGGCGCTCGCGCCGACGATCCCCACCGCCAACGCCGTGGGCGACCTGCAGGGCCTCGCCGAGCGGCTCGGCCGACTCGCCGAGACCCTCGGCGCCGCGACCGAGAAGCAGTCGGCCGAGGCGCAGCAGGCCGTCGCGGATGCCGTCGCCGACCGCGAAGCGCTCGTCGCCGAGGCCGAGGCGCTCGCCGCGCAGGACCTCTCGAAGGCGCAGTGGAAGCAGGTCACCTCCCAGCTCGACGCGCTGTTCGCGCGCTGGCAGACGGCGCAGCACTCGGCGCCGCGCATCCCGAAGAAGGACGCCGACGAGCTCTGGAAGCGGTTCCGGGCGGCCCGCGGCACGATCGAGACCGCCCGCAAGGGGTTCTTCGCCCAGCTCGACACCGTGCACCGCGACGCACGCGGCCGCAAGCAGACCCTCGTCGAGCGCGCCGAGGCCCTCGCCCCGAAGGGGGCCGCCGGCATCCCCGACTACCGTCGGCTGCTCGACGACTGGAAGACCGCGGGACGCGCGGGCAAGAAGGTCGACGACGCGCTCTGGGCGCGGTTCAAGGCGGCCGGAGACGTGCTCTACGGCGCGAAGTCCGAGGCCGACGCGCTCGAGAACATCGAGTTCTCCGCCAACCTCGAGAAGAAGCTCGCCCTGCTCGACGAGGCGGAGCCGCTGCTGAAGGCCACCGACCGCACCGCCGCACGCACGACTCTCACGGGCATCCAGCGGCGCTGGGACGAGATCGGCAAGGTGCCGCGCGACGAGGTGCGGGTCGTGGAGGACCGCCTGCGCAAGATCGAGGCCGCCGTGCGCAAGCTCGAGGACGACCACTGGAACCGCACCGATCCCGAGAAGCAGGCGCGCTCGGAGGGCTTCGCCGCCCAGCTGCACGCCGCGATCGCGAAGGCCGAGGACGAGCTGGCCGCCGCGAAGACCTCGGGCGACAAGGCACGCGTGAAGAAGGCCGAGGAGGCGCTCGCCGCCCAGCGCGCCTGGCTCGACGCGCTCGGCTGA
- the alaS gene encoding alanine--tRNA ligase: MQTAEIQRRWLTFFGDRGHTVVPSASLVTDDPTLLFTVAGMVPFIPYFTGVVPAPFPRATSVQKCIRTLDIEEVGKTTRHGTFFQMNGNFSFGDYFKEGAIGYAWELLTSSEADGGLGFEERDLWVTVYEDDDEAIELWKRVAGLPEHRIQRLGKADNYWHTGQPGPGGPCSEIYFDRGPEFGPDGGPAADDTRYLEIWNLVFMQYLLKEVRSKTDFDVAGELPKKNIDTGMGMERVAFLKQGVDNMYEIDQVRPVLDMASTLSGRRYGAVHDDDVRMRVIADHVRSSLMLMTDGVAPSNEGRGYILRRLLRRVVRAMRLLGVDAPSFAELFDASRLAMRDAYPEVDAEYERTSRLALGEEEAFLRTLASGTTILDVAVTETKQAGSDALSGDTAFLLHDTFGFPIDLTLEIAEEAGLTVDRAAFDELMTDQRTRAKADAKAKKGKLADLSVYSEFRAQGETVFTGYDYLQTETRILGIISAAGSVPAASAGEVVEVILAESSLYPEGGGQAPDKGSIVGDGFDLEVLDVQRPVKGLISHTVRVRSGAIAVGDAATTVVDREYRHAAAQAHSATHLVHAALRQTLGQEAHQSGSFNKAGYMRLDFSWNQALSPETRSEIEEIANNAVRDNLEVTTRILPIDEARKAGAMALFGEKYGDTVRMVDIGGPWSRELCAGIHVRTSAEVGLVNLVSESSVGSMNRRVEALVGLDAFRDLAAERAIVGQLTSSLKTPREQLPERIGDLVAQLKAAEKKIAAFEAARLSGRVPALVEQASRVGSVLAVTEDVGELQSVDELRSLVTSVRERLASEAAVVALAARVADKPSVIVATTAGARDAGAKAGPLAKQAAAILGGGGGGKDDLAQGGGSDVAAIGAAIQAIRGSLGG; the protein is encoded by the coding sequence GTGCAGACCGCTGAGATCCAACGCCGCTGGCTGACCTTCTTCGGCGACCGGGGACACACCGTCGTCCCGTCCGCGTCGCTCGTCACCGACGACCCGACCCTGCTGTTCACGGTCGCGGGCATGGTGCCGTTCATCCCGTACTTCACGGGCGTCGTGCCGGCACCCTTCCCGCGCGCCACGAGCGTGCAGAAGTGCATCCGCACCCTCGACATCGAGGAGGTCGGCAAGACCACGCGGCACGGCACCTTCTTCCAGATGAACGGCAACTTCTCCTTCGGCGACTACTTCAAGGAGGGCGCGATCGGCTACGCCTGGGAGCTGCTGACCTCCTCGGAGGCGGACGGCGGCCTGGGCTTCGAGGAGCGCGACCTGTGGGTCACGGTCTACGAGGACGACGACGAGGCGATCGAGCTGTGGAAGCGCGTCGCGGGGCTCCCCGAGCACCGCATCCAGCGGCTCGGCAAGGCCGACAACTACTGGCACACGGGCCAGCCGGGCCCCGGCGGACCCTGCTCGGAGATCTACTTCGACCGCGGTCCCGAGTTCGGGCCCGACGGGGGGCCGGCGGCCGACGACACCCGCTACCTCGAGATCTGGAACCTCGTGTTCATGCAGTACCTCCTCAAGGAGGTGCGCTCGAAGACCGACTTCGACGTGGCGGGCGAGCTGCCGAAGAAGAACATCGACACCGGCATGGGCATGGAGCGCGTCGCCTTCCTCAAGCAGGGTGTCGACAACATGTACGAGATCGACCAGGTGCGCCCGGTGCTCGACATGGCCTCCACGCTGTCGGGTCGTCGCTACGGTGCGGTGCACGACGACGACGTGCGGATGCGCGTGATCGCCGACCACGTGCGCTCGAGCCTCATGCTCATGACCGACGGCGTCGCGCCGTCGAACGAGGGCCGCGGCTACATCCTGCGGCGCCTGCTGCGTCGCGTGGTGCGCGCGATGCGGCTGCTCGGGGTCGACGCGCCGAGCTTCGCGGAGCTGTTCGACGCCTCGCGGCTCGCGATGCGCGACGCCTACCCGGAGGTCGACGCCGAGTACGAGCGCACCTCGCGGCTCGCGCTCGGCGAGGAGGAGGCGTTCCTGCGCACCCTCGCCTCGGGCACGACGATCCTGGACGTCGCGGTCACCGAGACCAAGCAGGCCGGCTCGGACGCCCTCTCCGGCGACACGGCGTTCCTGCTGCACGACACCTTCGGCTTCCCGATCGACCTGACCCTCGAGATCGCCGAGGAGGCGGGCCTCACGGTCGACCGCGCGGCGTTCGACGAGCTGATGACCGACCAGCGCACGCGGGCGAAGGCGGATGCGAAGGCCAAGAAGGGCAAGCTCGCCGACCTCTCCGTGTACTCGGAGTTCCGCGCCCAGGGCGAGACCGTCTTCACGGGTTACGACTACCTGCAGACCGAGACCCGCATCCTCGGCATCATCTCGGCCGCCGGCTCGGTGCCCGCGGCGTCGGCGGGGGAGGTCGTCGAGGTGATCCTCGCCGAGTCCTCGCTGTACCCGGAGGGCGGCGGTCAGGCGCCCGACAAGGGCTCGATCGTGGGCGACGGCTTCGACCTGGAGGTGCTCGACGTGCAGCGCCCCGTGAAGGGGCTCATCAGCCACACCGTGCGCGTGCGCTCCGGCGCGATCGCCGTGGGCGACGCGGCGACGACCGTCGTGGACCGCGAGTACCGGCACGCGGCCGCCCAGGCGCACTCGGCGACGCACCTCGTGCACGCGGCGCTGCGGCAGACCCTCGGCCAGGAGGCGCACCAGTCCGGCTCGTTCAACAAGGCCGGCTACATGCGCCTCGACTTCTCCTGGAACCAGGCGCTCAGCCCCGAGACGCGCAGCGAGATCGAGGAGATCGCGAACAACGCGGTGCGCGACAACCTCGAGGTGACCACCCGCATCCTGCCGATCGACGAGGCCCGCAAGGCCGGGGCGATGGCGCTGTTCGGCGAGAAGTACGGCGACACGGTGCGCATGGTCGACATCGGCGGCCCCTGGTCGCGCGAGCTGTGCGCCGGCATCCACGTGCGCACCTCGGCCGAGGTCGGCCTCGTGAACCTCGTGTCGGAGTCGAGCGTGGGTTCGATGAACCGACGCGTCGAGGCGCTCGTCGGGCTGGACGCCTTCCGCGACCTCGCGGCGGAGCGCGCGATCGTCGGCCAGCTCACCTCGAGTCTCAAGACGCCGCGCGAGCAGCTGCCCGAGCGCATCGGCGACCTCGTCGCCCAGTTGAAGGCCGCGGAGAAGAAGATCGCCGCGTTCGAGGCGGCCCGCCTCTCCGGCCGCGTCCCGGCGCTCGTCGAGCAGGCGTCCCGGGTCGGCTCGGTGCTCGCGGTGACGGAGGACGTCGGCGAGCTGCAGTCGGTCGACGAGCTGCGCAGCCTCGTGACGTCGGTGCGCGAACGGCTCGCCTCGGAGGCGGCCGTCGTGGCCCTCGCGGCGCGTGTCGCCGACAAGCCCTCGGTCATCGTCGCGACGACGGCGGGGGCGCGTGATGCCGGGGCGAAGGCGGGTCCGCTCGCCAAGCAGGCGGCCGCGATCCTCGGCGGCGGCGGCGGCGGCAAGGACGACCTCGCGCAGGGCGGCGGCTCGGACGTCGCCGCGATCGGGGCAGCGATCCAGGCCATCCGCGGCTCGCTCGGCGGCTGA
- a CDS encoding replication-associated recombination protein A, whose amino-acid sequence MTGQQGLRTGSTPLAVRMRPTSLEEVAGQRHLLTPGSPLVSLAREGSGEAGSVSVILWGPPGTGKTTLAQAIARSSGRRFVELSAVTAGVKDVRQVMDEARSTRDLYGVSTVLFLDEIHRFTKAQQDALLPGVENGWVILVAATTENPSFSVVSPLLSRSLLLTLEPLSEDDLALLLDRAVADPRGLDGAVELAEDARAALVRLASGDARRALTALEAAAVVAASPGGGADAGEPPVITAEIVASAVDRALLRYDRQGDEHYDVISAFIKSVRGSDVDAALHYLARMIEAGEDPRFIARRIMISAAEDIGMADPNALSVAVSAAEGVALIGMPEGRILLAEAVVYLATAPKSNASYQALDRAIADVRAGRIGRVPNHLRDAHYPGAKRLGHGKGYKYAHDEAYGVAEQQYLPEELRGTRYYDPTGNGYEREVGPRLERLRALLEGKPMPKRDDPE is encoded by the coding sequence ATGACCGGCCAGCAGGGACTCCGAACGGGCTCGACCCCGCTCGCGGTGCGGATGCGGCCCACCTCGCTCGAGGAGGTCGCGGGCCAGCGTCACCTGCTGACCCCGGGTTCGCCGCTCGTGTCGCTCGCACGCGAGGGTTCGGGTGAGGCGGGTTCCGTGTCGGTCATCCTGTGGGGTCCGCCCGGGACGGGCAAGACGACGCTCGCGCAGGCGATCGCACGCAGCTCGGGGCGGCGTTTCGTGGAGCTCTCGGCCGTGACCGCCGGCGTCAAGGACGTGCGTCAGGTCATGGACGAGGCGCGTTCGACGCGCGACCTCTACGGCGTCTCGACGGTGCTGTTCCTCGACGAGATCCACCGCTTCACGAAGGCGCAGCAGGATGCGCTGCTGCCGGGCGTCGAGAACGGCTGGGTGATCCTCGTGGCCGCGACGACCGAGAACCCCTCGTTCTCGGTCGTCTCGCCCCTGCTGTCGCGCTCCCTGCTGCTGACGCTCGAGCCCCTCTCGGAGGACGACCTCGCGCTGCTGCTGGACCGTGCCGTCGCCGACCCGCGTGGCCTCGACGGGGCGGTGGAGTTGGCGGAGGACGCGCGGGCGGCGCTCGTGCGGCTCGCCTCCGGCGACGCGCGGCGTGCGCTGACGGCGCTCGAGGCGGCGGCCGTCGTCGCGGCGTCGCCGGGCGGCGGTGCGGATGCGGGGGAGCCCCCCGTGATCACGGCCGAGATCGTGGCCTCCGCGGTCGACCGCGCGCTGCTGCGCTACGACCGGCAGGGCGACGAGCACTACGACGTCATCAGCGCCTTCATCAAGTCGGTGCGCGGCTCCGACGTCGACGCGGCGCTGCACTACCTGGCCCGCATGATCGAGGCGGGGGAGGACCCGCGCTTCATCGCGCGTCGCATCATGATCTCCGCCGCGGAGGACATCGGCATGGCCGACCCGAACGCGCTCTCCGTCGCGGTCTCGGCGGCCGAGGGCGTCGCCCTCATCGGCATGCCCGAGGGGCGCATCCTGCTCGCTGAGGCGGTCGTCTACCTCGCGACCGCCCCCAAGTCGAACGCCTCGTACCAGGCGCTCGACCGCGCGATCGCCGACGTGCGGGCCGGCCGCATCGGACGCGTGCCGAACCACCTGCGCGACGCCCACTATCCGGGGGCCAAGCGACTCGGGCACGGCAAGGGCTACAAGTACGCGCACGACGAGGCGTACGGAGTGGCCGAGCAGCAGTACCTGCCCGAGGAGCTCCGCGGCACCCGCTACTACGACCCCACCGGCAACGGCTACGAGCGCGAGGTCGGTCCGCGGCTCGAGCGGCTGCGCGCCCTCCTCGAGGGCAAGCCGATGCCGAAGCGCGACGACCCCGAGTAG
- the rpsD gene encoding 30S ribosomal protein S4, translating to MVTKSQDRRKVRLSRALGIPLTPKAAKYLEKRPYAPGEHGRTKRKADSDYAVRLREKQRLREQYGIREKQLRIVFNEARRTQGLTGENLVELLEMRLDALVLRAGFARTTAQARQFVVHRHIQVDGKIVDRPSFRVKPGQLIHVKERSEGTEPFQVAAAGGHAEVLPKTPGYLEVELDKLQARLVRRPKRAEVPVTCDVQLVVEYYAAR from the coding sequence GTGGTCACCAAGTCCCAGGACCGCCGCAAGGTCCGTCTCTCCCGTGCGCTCGGCATCCCGCTGACGCCGAAGGCCGCCAAGTACCTCGAGAAGCGTCCCTACGCTCCGGGTGAGCACGGCCGCACCAAGCGCAAGGCCGACAGCGACTACGCCGTGCGCCTCCGCGAGAAGCAGCGTCTGCGCGAGCAGTACGGCATCCGCGAGAAGCAGCTGCGCATCGTCTTCAACGAGGCCCGCCGCACCCAGGGCCTCACCGGTGAGAACCTCGTCGAGCTGCTCGAGATGCGTCTGGACGCCCTCGTGCTGCGTGCCGGCTTCGCCCGCACCACGGCGCAGGCCCGCCAGTTCGTCGTGCACCGTCACATCCAGGTCGACGGCAAGATCGTCGACCGCCCGTCGTTCCGCGTGAAGCCGGGCCAGCTCATCCACGTCAAGGAGCGCTCCGAGGGCACCGAGCCCTTCCAGGTCGCCGCGGCCGGCGGTCACGCCGAGGTGCTCCCCAAGACCCCGGGCTACCTCGAGGTCGAGCTCGACAAGCTCCAGGCCCGCCTCGTGCGTCGCCCCAAGCGCGCCGAGGTCCCCGTGACCTGCGACGTGCAGCTGGTGGTCGAGTACTACGCCGCTCGCTGA